The proteins below are encoded in one region of Halalkalicoccus jeotgali B3:
- the rqcH gene encoding ribosome rescue protein RqcH, translating into MDQKRELTSIDLAALVGELNEYAGAKVDKAYLYGEDFLRLKLRDFDRGRVELLIEVGDVKRAHVAAPEHVPDAPGRPPDFAKMLRNRLSGADFTGVSQYEFDRILSFEFEREDGNTTIIAELFGEGNVAVCDETRHVIDSLETVRLKSRTVAPGARYQFPDSRVNPLEATEEQFTALMRESDTDLVRTLATQLNLGGLYAEEVCSRAGVEKTVAIDEADDDQLERLYGALSRLAAQVTEKRFDPRIYRDDGQIVDVTPIALDEHAALEGDSYDRFNEALDDYFFELDTSEDEETDTSPEFDEEIERKKRIIDQQEGAIEGFEQEATEERERAELVYANYDTVDEVLTTVRGALEEGRGWEEIEATFEQGAEQGIDAAERVTGFDPENGMVSVDLGEATVSLEVRSGVEKNADRIYTEAKRIEEKKAGAEEAIADTREELDALRERKRQWETRDETQDDGGEPEEIDWLSRASIPVRKSEEWYEDFRWFHTSDGYLVIGGRNADENEDLVKKYLDRGDRFFHTQAHGGPVTVLKATGPSEPAKDVEFPESSIQEAAQFAVSYSSVWKEGRFADDAYSVSPDQVSKTPESGEYIEKGGFVIRGDRTYHRDTEVGVAVGITCEPNTRVIGGPPAAIVPRAETAIEVEPGRYAQNDMAKMLYREFRDRFTDTAFVRKVASPDLIQEFLPAGGSRMLEE; encoded by the coding sequence ATGGATCAGAAACGGGAGCTGACCAGCATCGATCTCGCGGCGCTGGTCGGCGAACTGAACGAGTACGCGGGTGCGAAGGTCGATAAGGCCTACCTCTACGGCGAGGACTTCCTTCGCCTGAAGCTGCGCGATTTCGACCGGGGACGAGTCGAGTTGCTGATCGAGGTCGGCGACGTCAAACGCGCCCACGTCGCCGCGCCCGAGCACGTCCCGGACGCGCCGGGTCGCCCGCCCGATTTCGCGAAGATGCTTCGCAACCGGCTGTCGGGCGCGGACTTCACCGGGGTCTCCCAGTACGAGTTCGACCGCATTCTCAGCTTCGAGTTCGAACGCGAGGACGGGAATACGACGATCATCGCCGAACTGTTCGGCGAGGGCAACGTCGCGGTCTGTGACGAAACGCGCCACGTCATCGATTCGCTCGAGACAGTGCGCCTGAAATCGAGGACCGTCGCGCCCGGCGCACGCTATCAGTTCCCCGACTCGCGGGTCAATCCGCTGGAGGCGACCGAAGAGCAGTTCACGGCGCTCATGCGCGAGTCCGATACCGATCTCGTGCGGACGCTCGCGACCCAGCTCAACCTCGGCGGGCTGTACGCAGAGGAGGTCTGCTCGCGCGCGGGCGTCGAAAAGACCGTCGCGATCGACGAGGCCGACGACGACCAGCTCGAACGCCTGTACGGCGCCCTCTCGCGGCTGGCCGCACAAGTCACCGAGAAGCGCTTCGACCCACGGATCTACCGCGACGACGGCCAGATCGTCGACGTGACTCCCATCGCGCTAGACGAGCACGCCGCCCTCGAGGGCGATTCCTACGACCGGTTCAACGAGGCGCTCGACGACTACTTCTTCGAACTCGACACGAGCGAGGACGAGGAGACCGATACGAGTCCGGAGTTCGACGAGGAGATCGAACGAAAGAAGCGGATCATCGACCAGCAGGAAGGTGCCATCGAGGGGTTCGAACAGGAGGCCACGGAGGAACGCGAGCGCGCCGAACTCGTCTACGCCAACTACGACACCGTCGACGAGGTGCTGACGACGGTTCGCGGTGCCCTCGAGGAGGGACGGGGCTGGGAGGAGATCGAGGCGACCTTCGAGCAGGGTGCCGAGCAGGGGATCGACGCCGCCGAGCGCGTCACGGGGTTCGACCCCGAAAACGGGATGGTGTCGGTCGATCTGGGTGAGGCGACCGTCTCGCTCGAGGTCCGTTCGGGCGTCGAGAAGAACGCGGACCGCATCTACACCGAGGCCAAACGGATCGAGGAGAAGAAGGCGGGCGCCGAGGAGGCCATCGCCGACACCCGCGAGGAACTCGACGCCCTCCGGGAGCGAAAACGCCAGTGGGAAACGCGCGACGAAACACAGGACGACGGGGGCGAACCCGAGGAGATCGACTGGCTTTCGCGGGCATCGATCCCCGTCAGGAAGAGCGAGGAGTGGTACGAGGACTTCCGTTGGTTCCACACCAGCGACGGTTACCTCGTCATCGGCGGGCGGAACGCCGACGAGAACGAGGACCTCGTCAAGAAGTACCTCGACCGGGGCGATCGCTTCTTCCACACGCAGGCCCACGGCGGCCCGGTCACGGTCCTGAAAGCGACCGGTCCGAGCGAGCCCGCAAAGGACGTCGAATTCCCCGAATCGTCGATCCAGGAGGCCGCCCAGTTCGCGGTGTCGTACTCGTCGGTCTGGAAGGAAGGTCGCTTCGCCGACGACGCCTACTCCGTCAGCCCGGATCAGGTCTCGAAGACGCCCGAGAGCGGCGAGTACATCGAGAAAGGCGGGTTCGTGATCCGCGGCGACCGGACCTACCACCGCGACACTGAGGTGGGCGTCGCCGTCGGGATCACCTGCGAGCCGAACACACGGGTGATCGGCGGGCCGCCCGCCGCGATCGTCCCGCGCGCGGAGACGGCCATCGAGGTCGAACCCGGTCGCTACGCCCAGAACGACATGGCGAAGATGCTCTACCGGGAGTTCCGCGATCGATTTACCGACACCGCGTTCGTCCGCAAGGTCGCGAGTCCCGACCTGATCCAGGAGTTCCTGCCCGCGGGCGGCAGCCGGATGCTCGAGGAGTGA